One region of Streptococcus salivarius genomic DNA includes:
- the purH gene encoding bifunctional phosphoribosylaminoimidazolecarboxamide formyltransferase/IMP cyclohydrolase has product MTKRALISVSDKAGIVEFAQELKKLGWDIISTGGTKVALDNAGVDTIAIDDVTGFPEMMDGRVKTLHPNIHGGLLARRDLDSHLQAAKDNNIELIDLVVVNLYPFKETILKPDVTYADAVENIDIGGPSMLRSAAKNHASVTVVVDPADYAVVLDELSANGETSYETRQRLAAKVYRHTASYDALIAEYFTAQVGETKPEKLTLTYDLKQPMRYGENPQQDADFYQKGLPTAYSIASAKQLNGKELSFNNIRDADAAIRIIRDFKDRPTVVALKHMNPCGIGQADDIETAWDYAYEADPVSIFGGIVVLNREVDAATAKKMHGVFLEIIIAPSYTDEALEILTTKKKNLRILELPFDAQDASEVEAEYTGVVGGLLVQNQDVVKESPADWQVVTKRQPTETEATALEFAWKAIKYVKSNGIIVTNDHMTLGVGPGQTNRVASVRIAIEQAKDRLDGAVLASDAFFPFADNVEEIAKAGIKAIIQPGGSVRDQESIEAADKHGLTMIFTGVRHFRH; this is encoded by the coding sequence ATGACTAAACGAGCACTTATTTCAGTCTCAGACAAAGCGGGCATTGTTGAATTTGCCCAAGAACTCAAAAAACTCGGTTGGGACATCATCTCAACAGGTGGTACTAAAGTTGCCCTTGACAATGCTGGGGTAGACACTATCGCCATCGACGATGTGACTGGTTTCCCAGAAATGATGGACGGTCGTGTAAAGACTCTCCACCCAAATATCCACGGTGGTCTCCTCGCTCGTCGTGACCTCGATAGCCACCTTCAAGCGGCTAAAGACAATAATATTGAACTTATCGATCTTGTTGTGGTAAACCTTTACCCATTCAAGGAAACGATTCTTAAACCAGACGTAACTTACGCTGATGCGGTTGAAAACATCGATATCGGTGGGCCATCTATGCTTCGTTCAGCAGCTAAAAACCACGCTAGCGTAACAGTTGTGGTAGATCCTGCTGACTATGCTGTTGTGCTTGACGAATTGTCAGCGAACGGCGAAACAAGCTACGAAACTCGCCAACGTTTGGCAGCGAAAGTATACCGTCACACAGCTTCATACGATGCTTTGATTGCGGAATACTTCACAGCTCAAGTGGGTGAAACAAAACCTGAAAAACTCACTTTGACTTATGACCTTAAGCAACCTATGCGTTACGGTGAAAACCCTCAACAAGACGCTGACTTCTACCAAAAAGGTTTGCCAACGGCTTACTCAATTGCTTCAGCTAAACAGCTTAACGGTAAAGAATTGTCATTCAACAATATCCGTGACGCTGATGCCGCTATCCGTATCATCCGTGATTTCAAAGACCGTCCAACAGTTGTGGCTCTCAAACACATGAACCCATGTGGTATCGGTCAAGCTGACGACATCGAAACAGCTTGGGACTATGCTTATGAAGCTGACCCAGTGTCAATCTTCGGTGGAATCGTAGTCCTCAACCGTGAAGTTGATGCTGCGACAGCTAAGAAAATGCACGGTGTCTTCCTTGAAATCATCATTGCACCAAGCTACACAGACGAAGCGCTTGAAATCTTGACAACCAAGAAGAAAAACTTGCGTATCCTTGAGTTGCCATTTGACGCTCAAGACGCTAGCGAAGTGGAAGCAGAATACACTGGTGTTGTTGGTGGTCTCCTCGTTCAAAACCAAGACGTTGTTAAAGAAAGTCCAGCTGACTGGCAAGTGGTTACTAAACGCCAACCAACTGAGACAGAAGCGACAGCTCTTGAGTTTGCTTGGAAAGCTATCAAGTATGTCAAATCAAATGGTATCATCGTGACTAACGACCACATGACACTTGGTGTTGGCCCAGGTCAAACTAACCGTGTGGCTTCAGTCCGTATCGCCATTGAGCAGGCTAAAGACCGTCTTGATGGTGCTGTTCTTGCTTCAGATGCCTTCTTCCCATTTGCGGATAACGTGGAAGAAATCGCTAAAGCAGGTATCAAAGCAATCATCCAACCGGGTGGATCAGTCCGTGACCAAGAGTCAATCGAAGCTGCTGATAAACATGGTTTGACAATGATCTTTACAGGCGTTCGTCACTTCCGTCATTAA
- the purF gene encoding amidophosphoribosyltransferase, with translation MTYEVKSLNEECGVFGIWGHPDAAKLTYFGLHSLQHRGQEGAGILSNDAGQLKRHRDMGLLSEVFRDPANLDKLTGTAAIGHVRYATAGEASVDNIQPFMFKFHDGQLGLAHNGNLTNAESLRHELEKNGAILNSTSDSEILAHLIRRSHNPSFMGKVKEALNTVKGGFAYLLMIEDKLIAALDPNGFRPLSLGKMSNGAIVVSSETCAFEGVGAEWIRDVNPGEVVIIDDNGITYDTYTTDTQLAVCSMEYIYFARPDSNIQGVNVHTARKRMGAQLAREFKHEADIVVGVPNSSLSAAMGFAEESGLPNEMGLIKNQYTQRTFIQPTQELREQGVRMKLSAVSGVVKGKRVVMIDDSIVRGTTSRRIVNLLKEAGATEVHVAIGSPALAYPCFYGIDIQTRKELIAANHTVEETREIIGADSLTYLSIDGLIDSIGIDTDAPNGGLCVAYFDGKYPTPLYDYEERYLESLKEHTSFY, from the coding sequence ATGACATACGAAGTTAAATCTCTTAATGAAGAATGTGGTGTTTTTGGTATCTGGGGTCACCCGGATGCTGCCAAATTAACTTATTTCGGACTTCACAGTCTCCAACACCGTGGTCAAGAGGGAGCAGGAATTCTCTCAAATGATGCGGGTCAATTGAAGCGTCATCGTGATATGGGGCTTCTCTCAGAAGTTTTCCGTGATCCAGCCAACTTGGACAAGCTAACTGGAACGGCTGCTATCGGTCATGTTCGTTATGCGACTGCTGGTGAAGCTTCTGTAGACAATATTCAACCATTCATGTTTAAGTTTCACGATGGACAGCTTGGTCTTGCTCATAATGGGAATTTGACTAATGCAGAGTCACTAAGACATGAGTTGGAGAAAAATGGAGCTATCTTAAACTCAACTTCTGACTCAGAAATCTTAGCTCACTTGATTCGTCGTAGCCACAACCCATCCTTTATGGGCAAGGTGAAAGAAGCCTTGAACACTGTTAAAGGTGGATTTGCTTATCTTCTTATGATTGAGGACAAGCTTATTGCAGCTTTGGATCCAAATGGCTTCCGTCCCCTTTCTCTTGGTAAGATGAGCAATGGTGCTATCGTGGTTTCATCTGAAACATGTGCCTTTGAGGGTGTTGGTGCAGAATGGATTCGGGATGTAAATCCAGGTGAGGTTGTTATCATCGATGATAATGGCATCACTTACGATACCTATACAACGGATACGCAATTGGCTGTTTGTTCGATGGAGTATATCTACTTTGCCCGTCCTGATTCAAATATCCAAGGGGTCAATGTCCATACAGCTCGTAAACGTATGGGTGCTCAATTGGCACGTGAGTTCAAACATGAAGCAGATATTGTCGTTGGTGTGCCTAATTCATCACTTAGCGCAGCCATGGGATTTGCGGAAGAATCAGGCTTGCCAAATGAAATGGGCTTGATTAAAAACCAATACACCCAACGTACCTTTATCCAACCAACACAAGAATTGCGTGAGCAAGGGGTTCGTATGAAGCTCTCTGCCGTATCAGGTGTTGTTAAAGGCAAACGTGTGGTTATGATTGACGACTCTATTGTACGTGGGACAACATCACGTCGTATCGTTAATTTGCTAAAAGAAGCAGGAGCAACAGAGGTCCACGTAGCAATCGGTAGCCCAGCCCTTGCCTACCCATGTTTCTACGGTATCGATATTCAAACACGTAAGGAATTAATTGCGGCCAATCATACAGTTGAGGAAACACGCGAAATCATTGGTGCGGATAGCTTGACTTACTTGTCAATCGATGGCTTGATTGATTCTATTGGAATTGACACAGATGCACCAAACGGTGGCCTTTGTGTGGCTTACTTTGATGGTAAATATCCAACACCATTGTATGACTACGAAGAACGCTATTTGGAAAGTTTGAAAGAACACACTTCTTTCTATTAA
- the purN gene encoding phosphoribosylglycinamide formyltransferase codes for MSKRIAVFASGNGSNFQVIAEQFPVEFVFSDHRDAYVLERAKNLGVASHAFELKEFDNKAAYEEAIVKLLDEHQIDLVCLAGYMKIVGPTLLAAYEGRIINIHPAYLPEFPGAHGIEDAWNAGVGQSGVTIHWVDSGVDTGKVIKQVRVPRLEGDTLDTFETRIHETEYKLYPEVLDSLGVARK; via the coding sequence ATGTCTAAAAGGATTGCTGTATTTGCCTCTGGCAACGGCTCAAACTTTCAGGTGATTGCGGAACAATTTCCAGTAGAATTTGTCTTTTCAGATCACCGGGATGCCTATGTCTTAGAACGTGCCAAAAATCTTGGTGTGGCTAGCCATGCCTTTGAACTCAAGGAATTTGACAATAAAGCAGCTTATGAAGAAGCTATCGTCAAACTCTTGGATGAACACCAGATTGATTTGGTTTGCTTAGCGGGGTATATGAAAATTGTTGGCCCAACCTTACTAGCAGCTTATGAAGGCCGTATCATCAATATTCACCCGGCATATCTCCCTGAATTCCCAGGAGCTCATGGTATTGAGGATGCTTGGAATGCAGGTGTTGGCCAGTCTGGTGTGACTATTCACTGGGTGGATTCTGGTGTTGATACCGGTAAGGTTATCAAACAAGTCCGTGTGCCACGCCTTGAAGGTGATACCCTTGATACTTTCGAAACTCGCATCCACGAAACAGAGTACAAGCTCTATCCAGAAGTCTTGGATAGTTTGGGAGTTGCACGAAAATAA
- the purC gene encoding phosphoribosylaminoimidazolesuccinocarboxamide synthase gives MSNQLIYTGKAKDIYSTEDENVIKSVYKDQATMLNGARKETIKGKGVLNNQISSLIFEKLNAAGVATHFIERISDTEQLNKKVTIIPLEVVLRNVTAGSFSKRFGVEEGLDLKTPIVEFYYKNDDLDDPFINDEHVKFLDIANDEQIAYIKEETRRINELLKDWFAQIGLRLIDFKLEFGFDKDGKIILADEFSPDNCRLWDAEGHHMDKDVFRRDLGSLTDVYEVVLEKLQGLK, from the coding sequence ATGTCAAACCAACTGATTTATACTGGGAAAGCTAAAGATATTTATAGTACAGAAGACGAAAATGTGATTAAGTCGGTCTATAAGGACCAGGCAACCATGCTTAATGGTGCTCGTAAGGAGACTATTAAAGGAAAAGGTGTGCTAAATAATCAGATTTCGTCTCTTATTTTTGAAAAATTGAATGCTGCGGGTGTAGCTACTCACTTTATCGAACGTATTTCTGATACCGAACAACTTAACAAGAAAGTTACTATCATTCCTTTGGAGGTTGTTCTTCGTAATGTGACTGCGGGTTCTTTCTCTAAACGTTTTGGCGTTGAAGAAGGTTTGGACTTGAAAACTCCAATCGTTGAATTTTACTACAAGAACGATGATTTGGATGACCCATTCATCAATGATGAGCATGTGAAGTTCTTGGATATTGCCAATGATGAACAAATTGCTTATATCAAGGAAGAAACGCGTCGTATCAATGAATTGCTAAAAGATTGGTTTGCACAAATTGGTCTTCGCTTGATTGACTTCAAATTGGAATTTGGTTTTGATAAGGATGGCAAGATTATCTTGGCAGATGAATTCTCACCAGATAACTGCCGCCTTTGGGATGCTGAAGGGCACCATATGGACAAGGATGTTTTCCGTCGTGATCTTGGTAGCTTGACAGATGTTTATGAAGTTGTATTGGAAAAATTGCAAGGATTGAAGTAG
- the purM gene encoding phosphoribosylformylglycinamidine cyclo-ligase — protein MTNKNAYAQSGVDVEAGYEVVERIKKHVARTERAGVMGALGGFGGMFDLSKTGVKEPVLISGTDGVGTKLMLAIKYDKHDTIGQDCVAMCVNDIIAAGAEPLYFLDYVATGKNEPAKLEQVVAGVAEGCVQAGAALIGGETAEMPGMYGEDDYDLAGFAVGIAEKSQIIDGSKVAEGDVLLGLASSGIHSNGYSLVRRVFADYTGEEVLPELEGKKLKDVLLEPTRIYVKAALPLIKEELVNGIAHITGGGFIENVPRMFSDDLAAEIDESKVPVLPIFKALEKYGEIKHEEMFEIFNMGIGLMLAVKPENVERVKELLDEPVYEIGRIVKKDGASVVIK, from the coding sequence ATGACAAATAAAAATGCTTATGCTCAATCGGGTGTGGATGTTGAAGCAGGTTATGAAGTTGTTGAACGTATCAAAAAACACGTTGCCCGTACAGAGCGTGCAGGTGTCATGGGAGCTCTCGGTGGCTTCGGTGGTATGTTTGACCTTTCAAAAACAGGTGTCAAAGAGCCTGTTTTGATTTCAGGTACAGATGGTGTCGGTACTAAACTCATGCTTGCTATTAAGTACGACAAACACGATACTATCGGTCAAGACTGTGTCGCTATGTGTGTTAACGATATCATCGCTGCAGGTGCTGAGCCCCTTTACTTCCTTGACTACGTAGCAACTGGTAAAAATGAACCAGCTAAATTGGAGCAGGTTGTTGCTGGTGTTGCTGAAGGTTGTGTGCAAGCTGGTGCAGCCCTTATTGGTGGTGAAACTGCTGAAATGCCTGGTATGTATGGTGAAGACGACTATGATTTGGCAGGTTTCGCGGTAGGTATCGCAGAAAAATCTCAAATCATCGACGGCTCAAAAGTAGCTGAAGGTGATGTGCTTCTTGGACTTGCTTCAAGCGGTATCCACTCCAACGGTTACTCACTCGTGCGTCGTGTATTTGCTGATTACACAGGGGAAGAAGTTCTTCCAGAACTTGAAGGCAAAAAACTTAAAGACGTTCTTCTTGAACCAACTCGTATCTACGTCAAAGCAGCTTTGCCACTCATCAAAGAAGAATTGGTTAACGGTATTGCCCACATCACAGGTGGTGGTTTCATCGAAAATGTACCACGTATGTTCTCAGATGACTTGGCTGCTGAAATTGATGAAAGCAAAGTGCCGGTTCTTCCAATTTTTAAAGCCCTTGAAAAATATGGTGAAATCAAACATGAAGAAATGTTTGAAATCTTCAACATGGGTATTGGTCTCATGCTTGCGGTTAAACCAGAAAATGTTGAACGTGTCAAAGAACTTCTTGACGAACCTGTTTATGAAATCGGTCGTATTGTGAAGAAAGATGGCGCAAGTGTGGTGATTAAATAA
- a CDS encoding phosphoribosylformylglycinamidine synthase yields MDKRIFVEKKADFRVKSQSLVKELKHNLQLKTLNDLRIVQVYDVFNLAEDLFARAEKHIFSEQVTDTVLDEAAVKADLEKYAFFAIESLPGQFDQRAASSQEALLLLGSSNDVTVNTAQLYLVNKDIDANELEAVKNYLLNPVDSRFKDITVGIAKQDFSESDKTIPSLDFFETYTAEDFAKYKAEQGLAMEVDDLLFIQDYFKSIGRVPTETELKVLDTYWSDHCRHTTFETELKNIDFSASKFEKQLQATYDKYIAMRDELGRTEKPQTLMDMATIFGRYERANGRLDDMEVSDEINACSVEIEVDVNGVKEPWLLMFKNETHNHPTEIEPFGGAATCIGGAIRDPLSGRSYVYQAMRISGAGDITTPIAETRAGKLPQQVISKTAAHGYSSYGNQIGLATTYVREYFHPGFVAKRMELGAVVGAAPKENVVREKPEAGDVIILLGGKTGRDGVGGATGSSKVQTVESVETAGAEVQKGNAIEERKIQRLFRNGDVTRLIKKSNDFGAGGVCVAIGELADGLEIDLDKVPLKYQGLNGTEIAISESQERMAVVVRPEDVDAFVAECNKENIDAVVVATVTEKPNLVMHWNGETIVDLERRFLDTNGVRVVVDAKVVDKDVKLPEERQTSAETLEADTLEVLADLNHASQKGLQTIFDSSVGRSTVNHPLGGRYQITPTEASVQKLPVQHGVTTTASVMAQGFNPYVAEWSPYHGAAYAVIEATARLVAAGANWSKARFSYQEYFERMDKQAERFGQPVSALLGSIEAQIQLGLPSIGGKDSMSGTFEELTVPPTLVAFGVTTADSRKVLSPEFKAAGENIYYIPGQALAQEIDFDLIKSNFAKFEAIQADHKVTSASAVKYGGVVEALALATFGNHIGATVTLENLETALTAQLGGFVFTSPEEISGVAKIGQTAADFTLTVNGVTLDGHKLDSAFQGKLEEVYPTEFAQATELEEVPAVASDAVIKAKETVETPVVYIPVFPGTNSEYDSAKAFEKEGAKVNLVPFVTLNEEAIVKSVDTMVDNIEKANIIFFAGGFSAADEPDGSAKFIVNILLNEKVRAAIDSFIERGGLIIGICNGFQALVKSGLLPYGNFEDASSTSPTLFYNDANQHVAKMVETRIANTNSPWLAGVEVGDIHAIPVSHGEGKFVVTAEEFAELRDNGQIFTQYVDFEGKPSMDSKYNPNGSVNAIEGITSKNGQIIGKMGHSERFEDGLFQNIPGNKDQHLFASAVKYFTGK; encoded by the coding sequence ATGGATAAACGTATTTTCGTTGAGAAAAAAGCTGATTTTCGTGTGAAATCTCAGTCTTTAGTAAAAGAATTAAAGCATAATCTTCAGTTGAAAACTTTGAATGATCTTCGTATTGTTCAGGTTTACGATGTCTTTAATTTGGCAGAGGACTTGTTTGCGCGTGCGGAAAAACACATCTTCTCTGAGCAAGTGACTGATACTGTTTTGGACGAGGCTGCGGTTAAGGCTGATCTTGAGAAGTATGCTTTCTTTGCTATCGAAAGTTTGCCTGGTCAATTTGACCAACGTGCAGCATCTTCACAAGAAGCTTTGCTTTTGCTTGGTAGTTCAAATGACGTAACAGTGAACACAGCGCAATTGTACTTGGTTAACAAGGATATCGATGCGAATGAGTTGGAAGCTGTCAAAAACTACCTTTTGAACCCAGTGGATTCTCGTTTCAAAGATATCACTGTTGGTATTGCTAAACAGGATTTCTCTGAGTCTGACAAGACCATTCCAAGCTTGGATTTCTTTGAAACTTATACGGCAGAAGATTTTGCTAAGTATAAGGCAGAGCAAGGATTGGCCATGGAAGTGGATGACCTTCTCTTCATTCAAGATTACTTCAAGTCTATTGGACGTGTGCCAACTGAGACTGAGCTTAAGGTTTTGGATACTTACTGGTCTGACCACTGCCGTCACACAACTTTTGAGACTGAGTTGAAGAATATCGACTTCTCAGCATCTAAATTTGAAAAACAATTGCAAGCGACTTATGACAAATATATTGCCATGCGTGATGAGTTGGGACGTACAGAAAAACCTCAAACCTTGATGGATATGGCGACTATTTTTGGTCGCTATGAGCGTGCTAATGGTCGTTTGGATGACATGGAAGTGTCTGATGAAATCAATGCTTGCTCAGTTGAAATTGAAGTGGATGTCAATGGTGTGAAAGAACCATGGCTTCTCATGTTCAAGAATGAAACCCACAACCACCCAACTGAGATTGAACCATTTGGTGGAGCGGCTACTTGTATCGGTGGTGCCATTCGTGACCCATTGTCAGGGCGTTCATACGTTTACCAAGCCATGCGTATCTCAGGTGCTGGTGATATTACAACACCAATTGCTGAAACTCGTGCTGGTAAATTGCCACAACAAGTGATTTCTAAAACAGCGGCTCACGGTTATTCTTCATACGGTAACCAAATTGGTCTTGCAACAACTTACGTTCGTGAATACTTCCACCCAGGTTTCGTTGCTAAGCGTATGGAGCTAGGTGCAGTTGTCGGTGCGGCTCCTAAGGAAAATGTTGTCCGTGAGAAACCTGAAGCAGGTGATGTGATTATCTTGCTCGGTGGTAAGACTGGACGTGATGGTGTCGGTGGTGCGACAGGCTCTTCTAAAGTTCAAACGGTCGAATCTGTTGAAACAGCTGGTGCTGAGGTTCAAAAAGGGAATGCCATCGAAGAACGTAAGATTCAACGTCTTTTCCGTAATGGGGATGTGACACGTCTAATCAAGAAATCAAATGACTTTGGTGCTGGTGGTGTCTGTGTGGCTATCGGTGAATTGGCAGATGGTCTTGAAATTGATCTAGACAAAGTACCATTGAAATACCAAGGTTTGAACGGTACAGAAATTGCCATCTCTGAATCTCAAGAACGTATGGCCGTAGTGGTTCGTCCAGAAGATGTAGATGCCTTCGTTGCTGAATGTAACAAAGAAAATATTGATGCTGTTGTCGTTGCGACAGTAACTGAAAAACCAAATCTTGTCATGCACTGGAATGGTGAAACCATCGTTGATTTGGAACGTCGTTTCCTTGATACAAACGGTGTACGTGTGGTTGTAGATGCTAAGGTGGTTGACAAGGATGTCAAGCTTCCAGAAGAACGTCAAACATCTGCTGAAACCCTTGAAGCTGATACTCTTGAAGTCTTGGCTGACCTTAACCATGCCAGTCAAAAAGGTTTACAAACCATCTTTGATAGCTCAGTTGGTCGTTCAACAGTTAATCACCCACTCGGTGGTCGCTACCAAATCACACCAACGGAAGCTTCTGTACAGAAATTGCCAGTCCAACATGGCGTGACAACAACTGCTTCTGTTATGGCGCAAGGATTCAACCCTTATGTAGCAGAATGGTCTCCATATCATGGCGCTGCCTATGCAGTAATCGAAGCAACAGCTCGTTTGGTTGCTGCTGGTGCAAACTGGTCTAAGGCTCGTTTCTCTTATCAAGAATATTTCGAGCGTATGGATAAACAAGCAGAGCGTTTTGGTCAACCAGTATCAGCTCTCCTTGGATCAATCGAAGCTCAGATTCAACTTGGTTTGCCATCTATTGGTGGTAAAGACTCTATGTCTGGTACCTTTGAAGAATTGACAGTACCACCAACCTTGGTTGCTTTTGGGGTAACAACTGCAGATAGCCGTAAGGTTCTTTCTCCAGAATTCAAAGCTGCTGGTGAAAATATTTACTACATTCCTGGTCAAGCTTTGGCACAAGAAATTGACTTCGATCTTATCAAGTCTAACTTTGCTAAGTTTGAAGCCATCCAAGCTGACCATAAAGTCACATCTGCATCAGCTGTCAAATATGGTGGTGTCGTTGAAGCACTTGCCCTTGCAACATTTGGTAACCATATTGGTGCCACTGTAACCCTTGAAAATCTTGAGACTGCCTTGACAGCTCAATTGGGTGGATTCGTCTTCACATCTCCGGAAGAAATTTCAGGTGTTGCCAAGATTGGACAAACAGCAGCTGACTTTACACTTACTGTCAATGGTGTAACGCTTGATGGACACAAACTTGACAGTGCCTTCCAAGGTAAATTGGAAGAGGTTTACCCAACGGAATTTGCACAAGCAACTGAGTTGGAAGAAGTACCTGCTGTAGCATCTGATGCTGTGATCAAAGCTAAAGAAACAGTTGAGACACCAGTAGTTTACATCCCAGTATTCCCAGGTACGAACTCTGAGTACGATTCAGCTAAGGCCTTTGAAAAAGAAGGTGCAAAAGTCAACTTGGTACCATTTGTAACACTTAACGAAGAGGCTATTGTCAAGTCTGTTGACACTATGGTTGACAATATCGAAAAAGCTAACATTATCTTCTTTGCAGGTGGTTTCTCAGCAGCGGATGAACCAGATGGATCAGCTAAATTTATCGTTAACATCTTGCTCAATGAAAAAGTACGTGCAGCCATTGATAGCTTCATCGAACGTGGTGGTTTGATTATTGGTATCTGTAATGGATTCCAAGCCCTTGTTAAATCAGGTCTTCTTCCATACGGTAACTTTGAAGATGCAAGCAGCACTAGTCCAACCCTCTTCTACAATGATGCCAACCAACACGTGGCTAAGATGGTTGAAACACGTATTGCCAACACTAACTCACCATGGCTTGCCGGAGTAGAAGTTGGTGACATCCATGCCATCCCAGTATCACACGGTGAAGGTAAATTTGTCGTGACAGCTGAGGAATTTGCAGAGCTTCGTGACAATGGTCAAATCTTTACCCAATATGTTGACTTCGAAGGTAAACCAAGCATGGATTCTAAATACAATCCAAATGGATCTGTGAATGCTATCGAAGGTATCACAAGTAAGAACGGTCAAATTATTGGTAAGATGGGTCACTCAGAACGTTTCGAAGACGGTCTCTTCCAAAATATTCCAGGAAATAAAGACCAACACCTCTTTGCGTCAGCGGTTAAATACTTTACTGGAAAATAA
- a CDS encoding phosphopantetheine-binding protein — protein sequence MSRVEILQKMQLVIQEQMGKEDIVLTEATKLDDLGVDSIELMEFIINLEDEFDLEISDDTIDHMVKVADLLDYLSEELNKE from the coding sequence ATGAGTAGAGTAGAAATTCTTCAGAAAATGCAGCTCGTAATTCAAGAGCAGATGGGTAAAGAGGACATTGTTTTAACCGAAGCTACCAAATTAGATGACTTGGGTGTGGATTCAATAGAGCTTATGGAATTCATTATTAATTTGGAGGATGAGTTCGACCTTGAGATTTCCGATGATACTATTGACCATATGGTTAAGGTAGCTGATTTGTTGGACTATTTGTCTGAGGAATTGAATAAAGAATAA
- a CDS encoding CHAP domain-containing protein: MKKKILNCLLPLACLVTVSVSCGSSAQAAVLGDDYPSSWKYGGFGVDPWTMYWRQCTSFAAYRLSNTNGFTLPVGYGNAITWGSIARANGHRVDMNPAVGSIAWFSAGVNGAGHMGHVAWVAEVHGDQVTIEEYNYDAGQGPEKYHKRSFHKSQVSGYIHFKDLEPGAQNGNSTNSSIKVGDTVRFSGTFRVTSVSGNTITSQDLAGGTPTKHNIVDPGPVIEVDGQGNPTSDQYLNPGETFTIPGNFKVLAIDPPSDGVLVQIGNRKTWVTQSVLEKV, from the coding sequence ATGAAGAAAAAAATACTAAATTGTCTCTTACCGCTAGCTTGTCTAGTGACTGTTTCGGTTTCGTGTGGCAGCTCTGCTCAGGCGGCTGTCCTCGGGGATGACTACCCTTCCTCTTGGAAATATGGTGGCTTTGGCGTGGATCCTTGGACCATGTACTGGCGTCAGTGTACATCCTTTGCAGCCTATCGTCTCAGCAACACCAACGGTTTCACTCTGCCTGTAGGGTATGGAAATGCCATCACTTGGGGCAGCATCGCACGTGCCAATGGCCACCGCGTTGACATGAATCCTGCCGTAGGGAGCATCGCCTGGTTCTCAGCTGGTGTCAATGGAGCGGGGCACATGGGGCATGTCGCTTGGGTTGCAGAAGTTCATGGTGATCAGGTGACCATTGAGGAGTACAACTACGATGCGGGTCAAGGTCCTGAGAAATACCACAAACGTAGCTTCCATAAGAGTCAGGTGTCTGGCTATATCCATTTTAAAGACCTCGAACCAGGAGCCCAAAATGGAAATTCTACTAACTCTTCTATCAAAGTTGGTGATACAGTCCGCTTCTCAGGAACTTTCCGTGTCACGTCTGTGTCAGGAAATACCATCACTAGCCAAGATTTAGCTGGAGGTACACCAACTAAACACAATATCGTTGATCCTGGACCTGTTATTGAAGTTGATGGACAGGGTAATCCAACATCAGACCAGTACCTCAATCCTGGTGAGACCTTTACTATTCCAGGTAACTTCAAAGTGCTAGCCATTGACCCACCTAGCGATGGCGTCCTCGTCCAAATCGGAAATCGCAAGACCTGGGTAACCCAGTCTGTCCTTGAAAAGGTTTAA